A portion of the Microlunatus phosphovorus NM-1 genome contains these proteins:
- a CDS encoding GNAT family N-acetyltransferase, with amino-acid sequence MSAPAIQSRTEAHQLRVVRVDPQDRTAVTASVDLLNAAQRIDDPGDHPAIPELVAGWLEFGWDLEPDERYLAYAAHCDEPVGILDVALPTRDNRHLIWGNIVVHPGHRRHGHGSELLAGLVRRAETEHRDTLWLGTGEDDLGARTFLEHHGFHYASHDARRRQVLADVDQDAVARLHAQASEAAEDYVLERLVPPVPDEVLEQLVEVTAAINDAPMGDLTFEDEVFDLARLQDIETARVGRGDRIYRIAARHRRTGVIGGHTLVGLHPLDPTHAHQGDTAVHRDHRGHRLGLLLKIEMMRWLAEAEPQITEITTWNHADNRYMIDVNEAIGYRLSRVFAAYERSLSDRS; translated from the coding sequence ATGTCTGCTCCTGCCATCCAGTCCCGGACCGAGGCTCATCAGTTGCGCGTGGTCCGCGTCGACCCCCAGGACCGGACGGCAGTCACCGCTTCGGTCGACCTGCTCAATGCCGCCCAGCGCATCGACGACCCCGGCGACCATCCAGCCATTCCCGAACTGGTCGCCGGCTGGTTGGAGTTCGGCTGGGACCTCGAGCCCGATGAGCGCTATCTGGCGTACGCAGCCCACTGCGACGAGCCGGTCGGAATTCTGGATGTCGCGCTGCCGACCCGCGACAACCGTCACCTGATCTGGGGAAACATCGTCGTCCATCCGGGCCACCGAAGGCATGGCCACGGCTCGGAGCTGCTCGCCGGGCTGGTCCGGCGAGCGGAGACCGAGCACCGAGACACCCTCTGGTTGGGCACCGGAGAGGACGACCTGGGCGCTCGCACCTTCCTCGAGCACCACGGCTTCCACTACGCCAGTCACGATGCACGACGCAGGCAGGTGCTGGCCGACGTCGACCAGGACGCTGTCGCCCGGCTGCACGCCCAGGCGAGCGAGGCAGCCGAGGACTACGTTCTCGAACGGCTCGTCCCGCCGGTCCCCGACGAGGTGCTGGAACAGCTGGTCGAGGTCACCGCGGCGATCAACGACGCCCCGATGGGCGACCTCACCTTCGAGGACGAGGTCTTCGACCTGGCCCGGCTGCAGGACATCGAGACGGCCCGCGTCGGCCGCGGTGACCGGATCTATCGGATCGCAGCCCGGCACCGCCGAACCGGCGTGATCGGCGGCCACACCTTGGTCGGGCTCCACCCGCTCGATCCGACCCATGCCCACCAGGGAGACACCGCCGTACACCGGGATCATCGGGGGCACCGGCTCGGGCTGCTGCTCAAGATCGAGATGATGCGTTGGCTGGCCGAGGCCGAGCCGCAGATCACCGAGATCACGACCTGGAACCACGCCGACAATCGCTACATGATCGACGTCAACGAGGCCATCGGCTATCGGCTGTCCCGGGTGTTCGCGGCGTACGAACGATCCCTGTCAGACCGGTCGTGA
- the cls gene encoding cardiolipin synthase, whose protein sequence is MTPLWITITSAVVIFAINVVALGLVPERRRPSSAMAWLLLIFFLPGIGLLLFLLIGSPYVPEKRREEQRVTGDLIRSRLTGMPALPPSPDRPGWLDTAMTLNRTLAWLPSMQHNRAQLFSNYEESIQAKADLVRTAERFVHVEYFMMCRDETTKDFFAALFEVAGRGVKVRVLFDHMSTFGLPGHKQLLAEFDQAGIEWRPMLPIQPLKGEWRRPDLRNHRKIVVVDGRAGFVGSQNMIDSSYHKKKHEAAGRHWHELTTRVEGPVVQTLNLVFASDWFIESKEILRDYVQPVDFPDDLGDLTCQIVPSGPGFPDENNLRLFNTLIYGAQRRLSITSPYFVPDESLLYAITTAAQRGVAVELFVSAVGEQFMVSHAQNSYYRFLLEAGVRIFQYPYPAVLHAKHMSVDDNTAVIGSSNMDIRSFNLDFEVSMMCIGESFVARMREVEDEYRSLSHELTLAEWKQRPLTKRWVDNVMRLTSAVQ, encoded by the coding sequence GTGACCCCGCTCTGGATCACGATCACCTCAGCTGTCGTGATCTTCGCGATCAATGTGGTCGCTCTCGGCCTGGTGCCCGAGCGGCGCCGACCGTCCTCGGCCATGGCCTGGCTGCTGCTGATCTTCTTCCTGCCGGGCATCGGCCTGTTGCTGTTCTTGCTGATCGGCAGTCCGTACGTACCGGAGAAGCGACGGGAGGAACAGCGGGTCACCGGCGATCTGATCCGGTCCCGCTTGACGGGGATGCCTGCGCTGCCGCCATCTCCGGACCGGCCCGGTTGGCTGGATACGGCGATGACGTTGAATCGCACCCTCGCCTGGCTGCCGAGCATGCAGCACAACCGCGCTCAGCTGTTCAGCAACTACGAGGAATCGATCCAGGCGAAGGCCGACCTGGTACGCACCGCCGAGCGGTTCGTGCACGTCGAGTACTTCATGATGTGCCGCGACGAGACCACCAAGGACTTCTTCGCTGCGTTGTTCGAGGTGGCCGGGCGCGGCGTGAAGGTCCGCGTGCTCTTCGACCACATGTCGACCTTCGGACTGCCTGGTCACAAGCAGCTCCTGGCCGAGTTCGATCAGGCCGGTATCGAGTGGCGGCCGATGCTGCCGATCCAACCCCTGAAGGGGGAGTGGCGGCGACCGGACCTGCGGAACCACCGCAAGATCGTCGTGGTCGACGGGCGGGCCGGGTTCGTCGGGTCCCAGAACATGATCGACTCCAGCTATCACAAGAAGAAGCACGAGGCCGCCGGTCGCCATTGGCACGAGCTCACCACCCGGGTCGAAGGACCGGTCGTCCAGACGCTGAACCTCGTCTTCGCCTCGGACTGGTTCATCGAGTCCAAGGAGATCCTTCGCGACTACGTCCAGCCGGTGGACTTCCCCGACGACCTCGGCGATCTCACGTGTCAGATCGTGCCGAGTGGCCCCGGCTTCCCCGACGAGAACAACCTGCGGCTGTTCAACACCTTGATCTACGGCGCCCAGCGGCGGCTGTCGATCACCAGCCCGTACTTCGTGCCCGACGAGTCATTGCTGTACGCGATCACGACCGCGGCCCAGCGCGGCGTCGCGGTGGAGCTGTTCGTCAGCGCAGTGGGCGAGCAGTTCATGGTGTCGCACGCTCAGAACTCCTACTACCGGTTCCTGCTCGAGGCGGGCGTGCGGATCTTCCAATATCCGTATCCGGCCGTCCTGCATGCCAAGCACATGTCGGTCGACGACAACACGGCGGTCATCGGCTCCAGCAACATGGACATCCGCTCGTTCAACCTCGATTTCGAGGTGTCGATGATGTGCATCGGTGAGTCGTTCGTGGCCCGGATGCGCGAGGTCGAGGACGAGTACCGTTCACTGTCCCACGAGTTGACCTTGGCAGAGTGGAAGCAGCGGCCGCTCACGAAGCGATGGGTGGACAACGTGATGCGGTTGACGTCGGCCGTCCAGTGA
- a CDS encoding DUF2252 domain-containing protein, which produces MSVGTVDGAAAARPAGRTMAHLTPEERTARGKAARNEVPRSSHGRWVPADHRPDPVALLEQQAATRVPELVPIRYGRMLVSPFTFYRGAALIMAADLAATARSGLNVQVCGDAHLSNFGVFASPERQLMFDINDFDETLPGPWEWDVKRLGASFEIAGRDRGFSEAQRREIVLAGAAEYRVRMRQAAEMRNLELWYTHVEVTQLFEQMKADLSRKHLAKAKATVAKARTRDSMQAFAKLTHDLDGERRITSDPPLVVPIEELLPERRQRDEVEAEIRGLIRSYRRTLETDRRHLLEEFELVHLARKVVGVGSVGTRAWILLLRGRDDQDPLFLQAKEAQESVLERFVGKSRYQNHGQRVVAGQRLMQAASDIFLGWQRVNGLDGQVRDFYVRQLRDWKGSADVDNMAPAVMTAYSRVCGSTLARAHARSGDRIAIAAYLGNGDVFDRAIADFSAAYADQNERDYQALRAAVDSGRVTARTGL; this is translated from the coding sequence ATGAGCGTTGGCACCGTCGATGGCGCGGCAGCGGCCAGGCCGGCCGGTCGCACGATGGCGCATCTGACGCCCGAGGAGCGTACGGCTCGGGGGAAGGCGGCCCGGAACGAGGTGCCGCGCTCGAGCCATGGGCGGTGGGTCCCGGCCGACCACCGGCCCGACCCGGTGGCGCTGCTCGAGCAGCAGGCGGCCACGCGAGTGCCGGAGCTGGTGCCGATCCGCTACGGCCGGATGCTGGTGTCACCGTTCACCTTCTACCGCGGTGCGGCGCTGATCATGGCCGCCGACCTGGCGGCCACCGCTCGCTCGGGGTTGAACGTCCAGGTCTGCGGCGACGCGCACCTGTCGAACTTCGGCGTGTTCGCCTCACCGGAACGCCAGCTGATGTTCGACATCAACGACTTCGACGAGACGCTCCCCGGACCGTGGGAGTGGGACGTGAAGCGGCTCGGCGCGAGCTTCGAGATCGCCGGCCGGGACCGGGGATTCAGCGAGGCGCAGCGACGAGAGATCGTGCTCGCCGGAGCCGCGGAGTATCGGGTGCGGATGAGGCAGGCCGCCGAGATGAGGAACCTCGAGCTGTGGTACACCCACGTCGAGGTCACCCAGCTGTTCGAGCAGATGAAGGCCGACCTGAGCAGGAAGCATCTGGCCAAGGCCAAGGCCACGGTGGCCAAGGCCAGGACTCGGGACAGCATGCAGGCGTTCGCCAAGCTCACCCATGACCTGGACGGCGAGCGGCGGATCACGTCAGACCCGCCGCTGGTCGTGCCGATCGAGGAACTGCTGCCGGAAAGGCGGCAGCGCGACGAGGTCGAAGCGGAGATCCGCGGCCTGATCAGGTCCTATCGCCGAACGCTGGAGACCGATCGACGGCATCTGCTGGAGGAGTTCGAGCTCGTCCACCTCGCCCGGAAGGTGGTCGGCGTCGGCAGCGTCGGCACCCGGGCCTGGATCCTGCTGCTCCGCGGGAGGGATGACCAGGATCCTCTGTTCCTGCAGGCGAAGGAGGCACAGGAGTCGGTGCTGGAGCGCTTCGTGGGGAAGAGCCGGTACCAGAACCATGGACAGCGGGTGGTCGCTGGTCAGCGACTGATGCAGGCCGCCAGCGACATCTTCCTCGGCTGGCAGCGGGTGAACGGACTCGATGGTCAGGTGCGCGACTTCTACGTCCGTCAGCTGCGGGACTGGAAGGGCTCCGCCGATGTCGACAACATGGCGCCCGCGGTGATGACGGCGTACTCCCGGGTCTGCGGCTCGACTCTGGCCCGCGCTCATGCGCGATCCGGCGATCGCATCGCCATCGCTGCCTATCTCGGCAACGGTGACGTGTTCGACCGGGCGATCGCGGACTTCTCCGCCGCCTATGCCGACCAGAACGAGCGCGATTACCAGGCCCTGAGAGCTGCCGTGGACTCCGGCCGCGTGACCGCGAGGACCGGGCTGTGA
- the era gene encoding GTPase Era codes for MTDGVLSPTPQEGFRSGFACFVGRPNAGKSTLTNALVGRKVAIASSKPQTTRHAIRGIVHRPDAQLVLIDTPGLHKPRTLLGERLNDLVRGTWTEVDVVGVCLPASQKIGPGDTYLVGEIAALPKRPKLVAIATKSDLVSPDRMAQHLLAIAALEETLGVSWSSIVPVSATQGEQLDVLADELVALLPEGPMLYPDGEITDEPEETLVAELIREAALEGVRDELPHSITVQVEEMGLREGRPENKPLLDVYATMIVERDSQKGIVIGHRGSRLREIGAASRQQIEALLGTPVYLDLKVKVLKEWQRDAKHLNRLGF; via the coding sequence GTGACCGACGGCGTCTTGTCGCCCACGCCGCAGGAAGGATTCCGATCGGGCTTCGCGTGCTTCGTCGGTCGGCCCAATGCGGGCAAGTCCACGCTCACCAATGCGCTGGTGGGCCGCAAGGTCGCGATCGCCTCGTCCAAGCCGCAGACCACGCGGCACGCCATTCGCGGCATCGTGCATCGGCCGGATGCACAGCTGGTGTTGATCGACACACCCGGGCTGCACAAGCCTCGTACTCTGCTGGGCGAGCGGTTGAACGACCTGGTCCGCGGCACCTGGACCGAGGTCGATGTGGTGGGCGTCTGTCTGCCTGCCAGCCAGAAGATCGGCCCCGGCGACACCTATCTGGTGGGGGAGATCGCCGCCCTGCCGAAACGGCCCAAGCTGGTCGCGATCGCCACCAAGTCCGACCTGGTCAGCCCGGATCGGATGGCGCAGCACCTGTTGGCGATCGCCGCTCTGGAGGAGACTCTCGGGGTTTCCTGGAGTTCGATCGTGCCGGTGTCGGCGACCCAGGGCGAGCAGTTGGACGTGCTCGCCGATGAGCTGGTGGCGCTGCTGCCCGAGGGCCCGATGCTCTATCCGGACGGCGAGATCACCGACGAGCCGGAGGAGACCCTGGTCGCCGAGCTGATCCGCGAGGCGGCGCTGGAAGGCGTCCGCGACGAGCTGCCGCACTCCATCACCGTGCAGGTCGAGGAGATGGGTCTGCGCGAAGGGCGACCGGAGAACAAGCCGCTGCTCGACGTGTACGCGACCATGATCGTCGAGCGGGATTCCCAGAAGGGCATCGTGATCGGCCACCGTGGCAGCCGTCTCCGTGAGATCGGTGCCGCCTCGCGACAGCAGATCGAAGCGCTGCTCGGCACCCCGGTCTACCTGGACCTGAAGGTCAAGGTGCTCAAGGAGTGGCAGCGCGACGCCAAGCACCTCAACCGACTCGGCTTCTAG
- a CDS encoding hemolysin family protein codes for MNQADWIQLSIALVLAMLAGLMAAADAALSAITRARADWLVEEGRPGARRVRQIAEDPPRFLNTALFIRTVCEISVIVLVALVVFGIFDATWERILITAGPMIVVSYVLWGVAPRTVGQQNHDRVACGVAGPLMLLTKVLGPLPRLLILLGNALTPGKGFEEGPFATEAELRELVDLAERSELIESGEREMIHSVFDLSDTIAREVMVPRTDMVYIEHYKTLRQAVSLALRSGFSRIPVIKDGLDDVVGVLYLKDVIKRVYDFPDSQTTERVESMMRKPLWCPDSKPVDQLLKEMQAKRVHLVILIDEFGGTAGMVSIEDILEEIVGEITDEYDEENSDVIQLAGGRFRVSSRLSVDDLGDLFGLELEDEDVETVGGLMAKLLNKVPIAGATVSYGGLQLVAERATGRRNKVGSVLVSRIAENDDETEDDAERNSAEEAGVDAATGLASDRQARAS; via the coding sequence GTGAACCAGGCCGACTGGATCCAGCTGAGCATCGCGCTCGTGCTGGCGATGCTGGCCGGACTGATGGCGGCCGCCGATGCCGCGCTGTCAGCGATCACCCGGGCCCGTGCCGACTGGCTGGTCGAGGAAGGCCGTCCGGGAGCGCGACGGGTCCGACAGATCGCCGAGGACCCACCGCGATTCCTCAACACCGCGCTGTTCATCCGAACGGTCTGTGAGATCTCGGTGATCGTGCTGGTCGCGCTGGTGGTGTTCGGGATCTTCGACGCGACCTGGGAACGGATCCTGATCACGGCCGGTCCGATGATCGTGGTCTCGTACGTGCTGTGGGGTGTGGCGCCACGCACGGTCGGGCAGCAGAACCATGACCGCGTGGCCTGTGGAGTGGCCGGGCCGCTGATGCTGCTGACCAAGGTGCTCGGCCCGCTGCCCCGGCTGCTGATCCTGCTCGGCAATGCGCTCACCCCGGGCAAGGGTTTCGAGGAGGGACCGTTCGCGACCGAGGCGGAGCTGCGAGAGCTGGTCGATCTGGCCGAGCGCAGTGAGCTGATCGAGTCCGGCGAACGGGAAATGATCCACTCCGTCTTCGATCTCAGCGACACGATCGCTCGCGAGGTGATGGTGCCGCGGACCGACATGGTCTACATCGAGCACTACAAGACCCTGCGGCAGGCTGTCTCACTCGCCCTCCGCTCGGGGTTCAGTCGGATTCCGGTGATCAAGGACGGGCTCGACGACGTGGTCGGCGTCCTCTACCTCAAGGACGTGATCAAGCGGGTCTACGACTTCCCGGACTCGCAGACCACCGAGCGGGTCGAATCGATGATGCGCAAGCCGCTGTGGTGCCCGGACTCCAAGCCGGTCGACCAGTTGCTGAAGGAGATGCAGGCCAAGCGCGTACATCTGGTGATCCTGATCGACGAGTTCGGTGGCACCGCCGGGATGGTGAGCATCGAGGACATCCTCGAGGAGATCGTCGGGGAGATCACCGACGAGTACGACGAGGAGAACAGCGACGTCATCCAGCTGGCCGGTGGCCGCTTTCGGGTCTCGTCCCGGCTGTCGGTCGATGATCTCGGCGACCTCTTCGGACTCGAGCTCGAGGACGAGGACGTCGAGACGGTCGGCGGCCTGATGGCCAAGCTGCTGAACAAGGTGCCGATCGCCGGTGCCACCGTGAGCTACGGCGGACTGCAACTCGTCGCCGAGCGCGCGACCGGGCGACGCAACAAGGTCGGGTCGGTGCTCGTGTCCCGGATAGCCGAGAATGACGACGAGACCGAGGACGACGCCGAAAGGAACTCGGCGGAAGAGGCCGGCGTGGACGCGGCGACCGGACTGGCGTCGGATCGCCAGGCAAGGGCATCATGA
- the ybeY gene encoding rRNA maturation RNase YbeY, with product MTVEINNESGLEADSTGLLRLADFALERLRIHPQAELSIVLVDEDTMSAYHEKYMDEPGPTDVLSFPMDELRPPAEDEDPPEGLLGDIVLCPAVTARQAAEHGRTPDAEAEYLLVHGLLHLLGYDHATAEERIEMFALKDELLEDWAAERAQRSSRGTRVR from the coding sequence GTGACCGTAGAGATCAACAACGAGTCCGGTTTGGAGGCCGACAGTACCGGCCTGCTCCGGCTGGCCGACTTCGCGCTGGAGCGACTGCGGATCCATCCGCAGGCCGAGCTGTCCATTGTCCTGGTCGACGAGGACACCATGAGCGCGTACCACGAGAAGTACATGGACGAGCCGGGGCCGACCGATGTCTTGTCCTTCCCGATGGACGAGCTCCGGCCGCCGGCCGAAGACGAGGATCCGCCGGAGGGTCTGCTGGGCGACATCGTGCTGTGTCCCGCGGTGACTGCCCGGCAGGCGGCCGAGCACGGTCGTACGCCGGATGCCGAGGCCGAGTATCTGCTGGTGCACGGTCTGCTGCACCTGCTCGGCTACGACCACGCCACCGCTGAGGAACGGATCGAGATGTTCGCCCTGAAGGATGAACTGCTCGAGGATTGGGCTGCGGAGCGTGCTCAGCGCAGCAGCCGGGGGACGCGAGTCCGGTGA
- a CDS encoding PhoH family protein — MVNVLGPRDEFLRILERELDADIHVRGNEVTLTGTHTAVTLAADVLNEMVTVLRTGQGLTPDGVERICSMMNAAEEARPADVLTHNILSSRGKTIRPKTLNQKRYVDAIDKHTVVFGIGPAGTGKTYLAVAKAVQALQNKDVNRIILTRPAVEAGERLGFLPGTLNEKIDPYLRPLYDALHDMLDPESVPKLLTAGTIEVAPLAYMRGRSLNDAFIILDEAQNTSMEQMKMFLTRLGFGSKIVVTGDITQVDLPGGTRSGLRVVQGILDNVDDIAFCHLTNHDVVRHKLVGRIVAAYDRFEATDAPVPPRTR, encoded by the coding sequence ATGGTCAATGTGCTCGGGCCGCGCGATGAGTTCCTCCGGATTCTGGAGCGCGAGCTCGACGCAGACATCCATGTTCGAGGCAACGAGGTCACCCTCACCGGCACCCACACCGCGGTCACTCTGGCTGCCGATGTGCTCAACGAGATGGTGACCGTGCTGCGCACCGGCCAGGGTCTGACGCCCGACGGAGTGGAGCGGATCTGCTCGATGATGAACGCGGCGGAGGAAGCCCGGCCGGCCGATGTGCTGACCCACAACATCTTGTCCTCGCGGGGCAAGACGATCCGGCCCAAGACCCTCAACCAGAAGCGGTACGTCGACGCGATCGACAAGCACACCGTCGTCTTCGGCATCGGCCCGGCCGGCACCGGCAAGACCTACCTGGCGGTCGCCAAGGCGGTCCAGGCGTTGCAGAACAAGGACGTCAACCGGATCATCCTGACCCGACCCGCCGTCGAGGCGGGCGAGCGGCTCGGCTTCCTGCCCGGCACCCTGAACGAAAAGATCGACCCCTATCTGCGGCCGCTCTACGACGCGCTGCACGACATGCTCGACCCGGAGTCGGTTCCCAAGCTGCTGACCGCGGGCACCATCGAGGTGGCGCCGCTTGCATATATGCGGGGAAGGAGCCTTAACGATGCGTTCATCATCCTCGACGAGGCGCAGAACACCTCGATGGAGCAGATGAAGATGTTCCTGACCAGGTTGGGCTTCGGGTCCAAGATCGTGGTCACCGGCGACATCACCCAGGTGGATCTGCCCGGCGGCACGCGGAGCGGGCTGCGCGTGGTGCAGGGCATCCTGGACAATGTGGACGACATCGCGTTCTGCCACCTGACCAACCACGACGTGGTCCGGCACAAGCTGGTCGGCCGCATCGTCGCCGCGTACGACAGGTTCGAGGCCACCGACGCCCCCGTGCCGCCGAGAACTCGTTAG
- a CDS encoding DNA glycosylase AlkZ-like family protein encodes MQQLTRRQARRIAVRAQLLDAPRPTDLLTVVRHLTGLQVDLTAAVAPNAGLVLWSRLGSRRFAADDLDEVLGDGSLVERGARLRPVEDVALYRAEMAVWRSADPLDDWRSESQTWLAANETAREDILNELRCEGPLPAQAIPDTCDLPWRSSGWTNGKNVMKMLEIMEARGEVAVASREGRVRHWDLAERVWPDDPDLAPGLDEALAEQGRRRLRALGLERPIASQVASPDAVEVEITGVRGTWHADPVQLARLDEPFRGRCALLSPLDLLVFDRVRLAEVFEFDYLLEMYKPAAKRRWGYWAMPILAGDRLVGKLDATADREAGALRVHAVHQDDGFTAVTAAAVDRELRDLGRYLGLDVVED; translated from the coding sequence ATGCAGCAGCTGACCCGTCGCCAGGCCCGACGGATCGCCGTCCGGGCCCAGCTTCTCGATGCGCCCCGGCCTACCGACCTGTTGACGGTCGTCCGGCACCTGACCGGGCTCCAGGTGGATCTGACGGCCGCCGTGGCTCCGAACGCCGGCCTGGTGCTGTGGTCGCGTCTCGGCTCCCGCCGGTTCGCCGCAGACGACCTCGACGAGGTGCTCGGCGACGGTTCGCTGGTGGAGCGTGGCGCCCGGCTCCGCCCCGTGGAGGACGTCGCGCTCTACCGGGCCGAGATGGCGGTCTGGCGCAGCGCCGACCCGCTGGATGACTGGCGGTCGGAGTCGCAGACCTGGCTGGCGGCCAACGAGACGGCCCGGGAGGACATCCTGAACGAACTCCGCTGCGAGGGGCCGCTACCGGCCCAGGCCATTCCGGACACCTGCGATCTCCCGTGGCGCTCGTCCGGATGGACCAACGGCAAGAACGTGATGAAGATGCTGGAGATCATGGAGGCCCGCGGCGAGGTCGCGGTCGCGTCCAGGGAGGGCCGGGTGCGGCACTGGGATCTGGCCGAACGGGTCTGGCCCGACGATCCGGATCTGGCGCCCGGTCTGGATGAGGCGTTGGCCGAGCAGGGGCGACGGCGGCTTCGCGCGCTGGGTCTGGAGCGACCGATCGCATCTCAGGTAGCGAGCCCGGACGCCGTCGAGGTCGAGATCACCGGCGTCCGGGGGACCTGGCACGCAGACCCGGTCCAACTCGCGCGGCTCGACGAGCCGTTCCGAGGACGTTGCGCGCTGCTCTCGCCGCTGGACTTGCTGGTGTTCGACCGCGTCCGGCTGGCCGAGGTGTTCGAGTTCGACTATCTGCTGGAGATGTACAAGCCTGCGGCCAAACGGCGCTGGGGCTACTGGGCGATGCCGATCCTGGCCGGCGACCGGCTGGTCGGAAAGCTGGACGCGACTGCCGATCGCGAGGCCGGCGCGCTGCGGGTGCACGCTGTCCACCAGGACGACGGCTTCACCGCAGTCACGGCCGCTGCCGTCGACCGCGAGCTCCGCGACCTGGGCCGCTATCTGGGTCTGGACGTCGTCGAGGACTAG
- a CDS encoding ABC transporter substrate-binding protein, whose amino-acid sequence MYTSDLDYAITLGLPLAPVQSIREGSIGFPDFFPQEPLQGIEPLVNFPEFEYEKIAAAEPDVIINGLGYEGGPDGAKLAAIAPTFTYDGFDGDWRDDFKAVAAAFGKEQVAEDFLQQVNTRTGEVKAKVAALGEAPTVAYGYYYPGGNGEFIGSEPDNLIGQIFAEVGIKPPKAVGKEWTEISAEKIPELSDVDLLMIAVETDSDPDKELAALRKDPIWSQLPAVKAGHVVAVNNELSYASPHAHLEFLDVLEPNLALLAGE is encoded by the coding sequence ATGTACACCAGCGACCTGGACTACGCGATCACCCTCGGTCTCCCATTGGCGCCGGTGCAATCGATCCGAGAGGGCTCGATCGGATTCCCCGACTTCTTCCCGCAGGAGCCGCTGCAGGGCATCGAGCCGTTGGTCAACTTCCCCGAGTTCGAGTACGAGAAGATCGCCGCGGCCGAGCCCGACGTCATCATCAACGGTCTTGGGTACGAGGGCGGGCCGGACGGCGCGAAGCTGGCGGCGATCGCGCCGACGTTCACCTACGACGGCTTCGACGGCGACTGGCGGGATGACTTCAAGGCTGTGGCCGCGGCGTTCGGCAAGGAGCAGGTGGCCGAGGACTTCCTCCAGCAGGTGAACACCCGGACCGGCGAGGTGAAGGCCAAGGTCGCTGCGCTCGGCGAGGCGCCGACGGTGGCGTACGGCTACTACTATCCGGGCGGCAATGGTGAGTTCATCGGCTCCGAGCCGGACAATCTGATCGGACAGATCTTCGCCGAGGTCGGCATCAAGCCGCCCAAGGCGGTCGGCAAGGAGTGGACGGAGATCTCCGCCGAGAAGATTCCCGAGCTGTCGGACGTCGACCTGCTGATGATCGCGGTGGAGACCGACTCCGATCCGGACAAGGAGCTGGCGGCACTCCGCAAGGACCCGATCTGGTCCCAGCTCCCGGCGGTCAAGGCCGGCCACGTGGTGGCGGTCAACAACGAGCTCTCGTACGCCTCCCCGCACGCGCACCTGGAGTTCTTGGATGTGTTGGAGCCGAACCTGGCGCTGCTCGCGGGCGAGTGA
- the pip gene encoding prolyl aminopeptidase — protein sequence MRAGYPPIEPYASGLLDVGDGQQIYWEECGSPAGKPVVFLHGGPGGGSNPGVRRLFDPARYRIVLLDQRGCGRSRPHASETGDLSTNTTWHLVADLERLREARGIERWQVFGGSWGSALALAYAESHPERVTELVLRGIFTLRRSELDFYYNGGAGQLFPDRYETFLGPLGGRDFRGDAIAAYHDLLFDPDPAVHGPAAVAWSTWEAATITLLPDEELIASFAEPSYALAFARIENHYFVHGGWFAEGQLIADAGRLRDIPGVIVQGRYDVATPAVTAWDLHWAWPTAEFCLIDDAGHAYSERGITAALVAATDRFAG from the coding sequence ATGAGGGCGGGGTATCCGCCGATCGAGCCGTACGCGAGCGGTCTGCTCGATGTCGGCGATGGTCAGCAGATCTACTGGGAGGAGTGCGGATCGCCCGCGGGCAAGCCGGTGGTCTTCCTGCATGGTGGCCCGGGTGGCGGCAGCAATCCGGGGGTGCGGCGGCTCTTCGACCCGGCTCGCTATCGGATCGTGCTGCTCGATCAGCGCGGTTGCGGGCGAAGCCGACCACATGCCAGCGAGACCGGCGACCTGTCGACCAACACCACCTGGCACCTGGTCGCCGATCTGGAGCGGCTGCGGGAGGCGCGGGGGATCGAGCGCTGGCAGGTATTCGGCGGCTCCTGGGGGAGTGCGCTGGCACTGGCGTACGCGGAATCGCACCCGGAGCGGGTCACCGAGCTGGTGCTGCGCGGCATCTTCACCCTGCGCCGCTCCGAGCTGGACTTCTACTACAACGGCGGTGCTGGGCAGCTGTTTCCGGACCGGTACGAGACCTTCCTCGGCCCGCTGGGCGGTCGGGACTTCCGTGGCGACGCCATCGCCGCCTACCACGACCTGCTCTTCGACCCAGACCCAGCCGTGCACGGCCCGGCAGCCGTGGCGTGGTCGACCTGGGAAGCGGCGACCATCACGTTGCTACCCGATGAGGAGCTGATCGCGTCGTTCGCCGAGCCGTCCTATGCGCTCGCCTTCGCCCGGATCGAAAACCACTATTTCGTCCACGGTGGCTGGTTCGCAGAAGGGCAGCTGATCGCCGATGCCGGTAGGTTGCGTGATATCCCCGGGGTGATCGTGCAGGGTCGCTATGACGTGGCCACCCCGGCGGTCACCGCCTGGGACCTGCACTGGGCCTGGCCAACGGCGGAGTTCTGCCTGATCGACGATGCCGGCCACGCCTACTCCGAGCGAGGCATCACGGCCGCCTTGGTAGCCGCCACGGACCGGTTCGCCGGCTGA